The window CATTCGACTTCTGcacatccatccacccactCCAACCCCTATGCCCATGCAGAGACCGCGTGCAAGCGCAGATTCTTAGGGACAGGGGTATACGCCATGGCCATCGCATCCTGTGCAGCAAATGTCTTGTATAAAAAAGCACCAGTCCTCACATGGCCATCTCGGCTTGCAGCTTGCGGAGCTCTGCCTCTTCatcgtcttcttcctccaCCGCTTGCCTCCTGCTCGAAACGGCTGCTATCGTCAGCTGAGAACTGACAAGGGGAGAGGGTGGCGACGTACGTTCCGCGtttgccggcgtcggcatcttGTGCACAGCGTCTGATAGCGGCACATGCCCTGTCTTGAGGATAGCCTCATCCAACTGCTCCTGCTGAAGTTGATCGAGTTCCTCCTCCAGCTCCATATCGTCCACCTGCTCCCCAATAGTTGCGCCAGTAATGGCGTCGACAATCTCCTGGCTGAGCGCGTTCTGGTCTCGCAACTTCTCCCTACGGCGAAAAGAAAAAACGAAGGTCAGCATGGAGAAAGTGCGACAGCGTCGCAGAGGGTCCACGTACATTGTCTCGTCCACCTTCTCCGGCGTGAGCTTTCCGTGAATCTGCTTCATCGCCTGACTCGCCTTCTCCATGG of the Drechmeria coniospora strain ARSEF 6962 chromosome 01, whole genome shotgun sequence genome contains:
- a CDS encoding ESCRT-III component, translating into MWSWFGGGGGGGQRKDSPKDAILGLRSHLDMLQKRERHLQNQIDEQQNIARKNANTNKNVAKAALRRKKTHEQALDQTIAQIGTLEQQINSIESANINRETLAAMEKASQAMKQIHGKLTPEKVDETMEKLRDQNALSQEIVDAITGATIGEQVDDMELEEELDQLQQEQLDEAILKTGHVPLSDAVHKMPTPANAERTSPPSPLVSSQLTIAAVSSRRQAVEEEDDEEAELRKLQAEMAM